The Usitatibacter rugosus genome segment GCCCGAGAAACTCTACAAGGCCTTCATCACGCCCGAGGCGATGGTGAAGTGGCTGCCCCCGCACGGCTTCACCGCCAAGGTCCACGAGATGGACGCGCGCGTGGGAGGAAAGTACAAGATGTCGTTCACGAACTTCGGCGCCGGCCAGAGCCATTCGTTTGGCGGCGAGTATCTCGAGCTGGTGCCCGGCAAACGCCTGCGCTACGTGGACAAGTTCGACGATTCCAGCATGCCCGGCGCGATGACCGTGACGATCGAGCTGAAGAAGGTGTCCGTGGGCACCGAGATCAACATCACCCAGGAAGGCGTGCCCGATGCGATTCCGGCAGAGGCCTGCTACCTCGGGTGGGGCGAGTCGCTCGAGCTGCTGAAGCTGCTGGTCGAGCCGGAGATTCCGACCGAGTAGTTACGCAGCCACAGCGGCCCGACGCGCGGCCGCCGGCGCACGCAGCGAGTCCATCGCTGCCTCTACGCCGCCGCTCGCGTGGGGAATGCCGGCCTCCGCGAGCGCCAGCTCGATCGCGGCCAATGCGCCAAGAACCATCGGCTCGTTGAGATCGCCCATGTGGCCGATACGAAAGATCTTTCCCTGCAGCACGCCCAGGCCGCGGCCGAGAGCCACGCCGTAGCGATCCTGCGCGATGGCACGGACTCGATCGGCGTCGTGTCCCGCGGGGACCATCACGGCGGTGAGTGAATCGGAGGCGAAGTCGGGATCGAGGCTGTAGATCTCGACGCCGCCGCTCTTCCCCCAATGACGCACGCAGGCGCGCGTGGCATCGGCGAGCCGGCGATGGCGAACGAAGACGTTCTCGAGTCCCTCTTCTTCCAGCATGTCGAGCGACGCCTCGAGGCCGAAGAAGTGCGAGATCGGCGGCGTGCCGCAGAACTGCACCTGGCGGCCGTTCTCGATCATCGGGCGCCAGTCCCAGTACTTGCGGGTGTTGGTCGTGGTCTGTGCCACGGCCCACGCACGCGGGTTGATCGCCGTGAAGGCCATGCCCGGCGGCAGCATCAAGCCCTTCTGCGAGCCGCCGATCACGAGGTCGACGCCCCACTCGTCCATGCGGAAGTCGTACGAGGCGAGCGAGGAGATGGTGTCGACGAGATAGAGCGCCGGATGGCCGAGGCGATTCATCACCGCGCGCACTTCCGCGATGGGATGGCGAATGCCGGTGGCCGTTTCATTCTGGATGAGCATCACGGCCTTGATCTGATGCTTCGTGTCCGCGGCGAGCGCTCGGCCCACGGCTTCCGGATCGACGGGGCGGCGATCGGGCGTGGGCAGCGCCTCGACTTCAAGCCCGTACGCCCGCGCGGTGTTGGACCAGCGGTCGGCGAAGAAGCCGGTTTGCGGGACCAGGACCTTGTCCCCGGGAGAAAACAGGTTCGCGATGCTCGCGTCCCAGGCTCCGTTGCCCGACGCGGCGTACATGATGACGAAGCCCTCGCGCGTCTTGAGGATGCCCTTCATCCGCTGCAGCGACCGGTCGCGCAGGGCCACGAACTCGGGCGCGGTGAAGTCCACCGTCGGGCGCGCCATCGCCTGCAGCACCCGGTGCGGGATGTTGGTGGGACCGGGGTGCATGAAAAACTGCCAGCCACGTGCAACCGTCATCGCTGTCTCCTGGTTCTATTCCTCAATGATAACGGGCTCTAGAAACCACCGAGGAAATCCCGCTTGCCGAGCTTTACGCCGTTGTGTCGGAGGATGGCGTAGGCGGCTGTCTCGTGGAAGAAGAAGTTGGGGAGGACGAACTGTTGCAGATGAGAGATGCCCCGCAGCGTCTTTGTCCGCTCGCCAATCTGCCACGTCACCATGCGCTCATCCGCCCCCTCGAACTGCTCCGGCTTGAGCGTCTCCAGGTATGCGATCGTCTTTCGAACTCGCTCGATCAGCTGGGGAAATGTGGTTTCGTTGTCTTCGAAGGACGGTGGCTGGGTTTGCGCGAGACGGGCCGCGCCGCTCTTCGCGATGTCCGTCGTCCGCTGCACCTGCTTCAAGAGCGGAAACATGTCCGGATAGAGGCGGCTCTCGATCAGGACCGCCGGATCGATGTTCTTCGCCGCGGCGTGGTCGGCCGCCTTCTGGAGAATGCCCGCCAGGTGCCCCAAGGCGCGCGTGAACGTGGGGATGCTGGCGTCGTACATCGGGAACGTCATGGTCGGAGGAGCGGGGGGTAGGTCGAAACCTCATTTTGCACTCGACTGATCCGCTGGATCGCTGAACTGATCCGCTGGATCAACCCCGAGGGTCCACTGGATCACTTTGGCGATCCAGTGGATCAGGCGAGTGCAAATTGCGATTTCAATGCACCCCGCTCGGTCAGTCAGCCATCCTTGCTCCACAGCTCACCGTTCTCGCTCTGAATCGGCCGCGTGGCAGGCGAACTCGATGTTGTGGCCATCAGGGTCGAACACCTGGGCCGCAAAGTAGTTCGCGTGGACCTGCGTCATCAACGTGGGTTCGACGCGGCTTCGAGCTCCGGTCGCCACTGCCGCCTCGTAGCAACGCCGCACCAGGTCGCGGGAGACGCAGTTGAAGGCTACGTGGGGCAACGGCGTCGCGGCCGGGGTCGCCTGCGAGAGACCGCCCGGAAGCAAAGGGCCGCCCGGTTGCGAGGGACCGCTCGTCCGCACCCAGAAGTCCGGCGCGATTTCGGTCGTGCCCCAGCCACACAACGCTTCGCGGGCCACGTAGTGCCGGTAACCCAAGGGTGCGAGCGCGGCCGTGTAGAACACCGTGGATGCGGGAAGATTGGATACGGAGATTTCGAGGTGATCGATCATCGGGGGTTGGATAGACTTGTCCGGGAACCGATGACTTTGAGGCAGGCCGCCTGGCGTTTCGCCGCGAAGTGAGGCCCCAAACCGTCGCGTCGCCGCAAACCCGTGCCGCCACCCGCCTCAAAAAACCATGCCCCCGAAGACTGAACCCTCCCTCGACACCTTCGACCTCCGCATCCTCGCCCTCTACCAGCACGACACGCAGGTGCCCGCCGCGGAGATCGGCGCGCAGGTGGGGCTATCGGCCGCAGCGGTGCAACGCCGCCTGAAGCGGCTCCGCGAAACACGCGTCATCGAGGCTGAGACCGCACGAGTCTCACCGAAGTCGGTGGGCCTGCCCGTGACCTGCGTCGTGGCCGTGGACCTGCGCGACGAGAGCACGCGGGAGATGACGCGCTTCAAGCGCCGCATGGTCGCCCGCACCGAGGTGCAGCAGTGCTACTACGTGACCGGGCAGGCGGACTTCATGTTGATCGTGATCGCCGCGAGCATGGAGGCCTACGAAGCGTTCACGCGCGAGGCGCTGCTCGATGACGCGAACGTGAAGAGCTTCACGACCCACGTCGTGATGGACCGCGTGAAAGTGGGGATGAGCCTGCCGATTCGAGATTAAGATGAACGCAAAGCGGCACACAAGAACAACACACGACACCACAAGAACAAACACACAACACCACCGGAGGAGTTCCAGCATGAAGAACGGACTGAAGGTCGCGGCCGCCGCACTCGCATTCTTCGCAGGGTCGCTCGCGTGGGCGCAGGGCTATCCCACCAAACCCATCAAGATCGTCGTGCCGGCCACCACGGGCGGCGCGATCGACACGATCGCCCGCATCATGGCGGACAAGATGACCACCTCGCTGGGACAACCGGTCGTCGTGGAGAACCGGCCGGGAGCCTCCAACAACCTCGGCACCGACGTCGTGGCCAAGAGCGCGCCCGACGGCTACACGCTGGTGATCGTGGCCTCCAGCCATGCCACCAACAAGTGGGTCTTCAAGAACCTGCCCTATGACCCCGTGAAGGACTTCGAGCCGGTCATCTACACGCACATCGTGCCGCTGCTGCTCACCGTGAATCCGACGGTGAACGCGAAGACGGTCCCGGAGCTGGTCACATGGATCAAGGCCAATCCGGACAAGGCGATCTACGCCACGAGCGGCAACGGAAGCTCCCTGCACATGGCGGCCGAGCTCTTCATGAGCATGACCGGCACCAAGATGCAGCAAGTCCCCTACAAGGGCAGCTCCGCCGCGCACCCGGACCTGCTGGCGGGCCGCACCTTCATCATCTTCGACCCGATCACGGCGATCCTTCCGCACGTGAAGGCAGGGTCGCTGCGCGGCATCGCGGTGACCACCCTCAAGCGCTCGTCGTCGGCGCCCGAGATCCCGACGGTGGCCGAGTCCCTGCCCGGCTTCGACGCCGCGACCTGGGGCGGCATCCTCGCCCCGGCGGGCACGCCGAAGGACATCGTGATGAAGCTCAACGTCGCCGCCAACGCGGCGCTCAGGATGGACGACGTGCGCGCGAAGCTCGAGGCCGCTGGCGTCCAGATCCAGGGCGGCACGCCGGAGCAGTTCGCCGCCGTGATCAAGAGCGAAGTCGACAAGTGGGAGCCGATCGTCAAGAACGCCGGCATCAAGGCCGAGTAGACCCGGGAGCGCCGGGCCCCTGCGCCTAGCGCTTCGCTCCGGCGAGCGCCCCAAAGGCCTGGTCCAGCTTGGACTGGGCCTGCTCCAACCGGCCCCGCTGGGCCTGCAGCCACTCCACGTCGGCCGCGAGCTTCTTCTTCTCCGACTCCAGCATCCGCGCGACTTCGGCAGGCTGCGGCCCCCCGAGGCCGCGGCTGGCCGCCACCATGCCCTCGGCCGACAGCGAATCGCGGAAGCGCTTCTCGGTGAGCGGGAACGCGGCCGGCGCGTTGTACTTCTTCGCGGCCTCCGACCAGACGATCTTCGCATCGGCGAACGAGATCTCGCTCGGGCCGATCCCCGCGCTGCGGCCGAACGTCACCAGCTCCGAAGCGAAGTGGTGGCCCACGCGGAACGGGATGTCCGCTTCACGCTGGAGCACGTCGGCGAGCTCCGTGGTTGTCGAGTACTCCTTGTTCACTTCGGCCAGGGCCGCGGGCGCATTCACCACGAGGTTCTCGAAGAAGCGCTGCAGGTGGCCGAACATCGCGATCGCGTCCTCGAGCGCGCGGTGCGAATGGTCGCGCTTGGAGTCGGGCATGCCGGGCGTCACGTTGTGCGCGACGATGACGGAGAGCTGCGCGTCACCCACCACGAGGCTCGATGACAGGCGCAGGTTGTTCAGCACCGTCGGGTTCCGCTTCTGCGGCATGATGCTGCTGCCGTGCGTCTCGGAGCCCTCCTGGATCAGCAGCCACGGCGTGGTCTGGTGATACTGCGTGTGCACGTCGGCTACCAGCGAGCCGGTGGTGAGCGCGCTGAGAGCGGCGACGGAATCGAGCTCGACGGGCACATCCATGATCGAGAGCTGGGCCGCGTCGTAGCCGTTCTCCACGTTGCCGTCGAACCCCAGCAGCTCGGCCAGGCGCACGCGATTGATCGGGAAGCTCGACGTCCCATACACGGCGACGCCAAGCGGGTTCTGGTTCAACCGCGCGTACGCCTGGCGCAGGCGCTCGCCCTGTCTCGCATACGCACTCGAGAAGCCCAACAGATAGTGGCCGTACGTGGTGGGCTGCGCCTGCACGCCGTTGGTGTAGCCGGGCACGATCGTCTTCTGGTGCTTGCCCGCCGTCTCGAGGAGCTTCTGCCGCGCGGCCGTCATCGCCTCCATGAGGGCGAGCGTTCGCTCGCGCAGCATCACGCGACGGTTGGTGGGGATGATGTCCTGGCGGCTGCGTCCGGAGTGCATGCGCGTGGCGTCCGGCCCTGCGTAGGCGAGCAGCAGCGGTTCGTACTGGAGGTAGTCGCCCGGCCGCCTGGCTCCGGGCTTCGCGCCGTCCGCGATGACCTTCGAGACTCCATCGGCGATGCGCGCGCCCAGCTCCTTCGAGACGATGCCCTGCTCGACCACCATCACCGTCGAGGCCTTGTTGAACTCGTTCAGCCAGTAGAACTCGTCGTTGAAGGTGGCGGCGGCCCGACGTTGGGCGAATGCGGATCCGCAACAGAGGGTCGCCGCGACGGCAACCAGGAAGAAGGTTTTTTTCATGATCAGAAGACGTGGCGGATACCCGCCGAGATGCCCTGCGGATCCCCACCCGCCGTGATGCTCAACGTGCCGGCGCCGAAGTTGCAGAGATTGCCGACCTCGTTGCTCACCCGCGTGTAGTACGCGGTGACGAACGTGCGGCGAGAGAAGTCATAGCGGTAGCCGACGCCGGTCATGTCGCAACGCGGCTGGGCGGCCGTCGTCACGCCGCCGTCCTTCGAGTTCTGGTAGATGGCGAGCACGTGGTGCTTTTCGGCGAGCACCCAATCCACGCCGAGCGCGTAGCCCTTCTGCTTCACCGTGTTCGTGCGGCTGTATTCGCCGTACTGCGCCATCAGCTTGGCTCCGAAGAGGCGCACGTAGGCACCGATGCCGTGGCCCTCTTCCTCGATGCCCGGGGTGACCGTGCCGTCGCGCGAGTCGTTGTGCTTCTCGTAGGCGTAGGTGAGGTAGACCTCCTTGTTCGACCACACGACCGACGCGCCGTACTTGTACGGGTTGCGATCGGCGGCCTTGGCCTCGTTGGCCGCGTAGGCGAGCCGCACCTCGAAGCCGCTCAGCGTCGGCGACCAATACTGGATGGTGTTCGCCTCGCGGTTGGCGAAGTTGCCCTGGTTCAGCGCGGTGCCGGTGATGTCGGCGAGCGCCAGGTCGGTGTACGGGTCGAGGGGTGCCGCCTGCGCGGTCTTCATCGGCATGTCCCAGCGGCCCATGATCACGGTGCCGAAGTTCGGGTGCGCCAGGCCCACGCCGCTGTTGCGGTTGG includes the following:
- a CDS encoding SRPBCC family protein, giving the protein MPSTIRLHRVFKTTPEKLYKAFITPEAMVKWLPPHGFTAKVHEMDARVGGKYKMSFTNFGAGQSHSFGGEYLELVPGKRLRYVDKFDDSSMPGAMTVTIELKKVSVGTEINITQEGVPDAIPAEACYLGWGESLELLKLLVEPEIPTE
- a CDS encoding pyridoxal-phosphate-dependent aminotransferase family protein, with protein sequence MTVARGWQFFMHPGPTNIPHRVLQAMARPTVDFTAPEFVALRDRSLQRMKGILKTREGFVIMYAASGNGAWDASIANLFSPGDKVLVPQTGFFADRWSNTARAYGLEVEALPTPDRRPVDPEAVGRALAADTKHQIKAVMLIQNETATGIRHPIAEVRAVMNRLGHPALYLVDTISSLASYDFRMDEWGVDLVIGGSQKGLMLPPGMAFTAINPRAWAVAQTTTNTRKYWDWRPMIENGRQVQFCGTPPISHFFGLEASLDMLEEEGLENVFVRHRRLADATRACVRHWGKSGGVEIYSLDPDFASDSLTAVMVPAGHDADRVRAIAQDRYGVALGRGLGVLQGKIFRIGHMGDLNEPMVLGALAAIELALAEAGIPHASGGVEAAMDSLRAPAAARRAAVAA
- a CDS encoding DUF1993 domain-containing protein, with translation MTFPMYDASIPTFTRALGHLAGILQKAADHAAAKNIDPAVLIESRLYPDMFPLLKQVQRTTDIAKSGAARLAQTQPPSFEDNETTFPQLIERVRKTIAYLETLKPEQFEGADERMVTWQIGERTKTLRGISHLQQFVLPNFFFHETAAYAILRHNGVKLGKRDFLGGF
- a CDS encoding VOC family protein codes for the protein MIDHLEISVSNLPASTVFYTAALAPLGYRHYVAREALCGWGTTEIAPDFWVRTSGPSQPGGPLLPGGLSQATPAATPLPHVAFNCVSRDLVRRCYEAAVATGARSRVEPTLMTQVHANYFAAQVFDPDGHNIEFACHAADSERER
- a CDS encoding Lrp/AsnC family transcriptional regulator; the encoded protein is MPPKTEPSLDTFDLRILALYQHDTQVPAAEIGAQVGLSAAAVQRRLKRLRETRVIEAETARVSPKSVGLPVTCVVAVDLRDESTREMTRFKRRMVARTEVQQCYYVTGQADFMLIVIAASMEAYEAFTREALLDDANVKSFTTHVVMDRVKVGMSLPIRD
- a CDS encoding tripartite tricarboxylate transporter substrate binding protein; translated protein: MKNGLKVAAAALAFFAGSLAWAQGYPTKPIKIVVPATTGGAIDTIARIMADKMTTSLGQPVVVENRPGASNNLGTDVVAKSAPDGYTLVIVASSHATNKWVFKNLPYDPVKDFEPVIYTHIVPLLLTVNPTVNAKTVPELVTWIKANPDKAIYATSGNGSSLHMAAELFMSMTGTKMQQVPYKGSSAAHPDLLAGRTFIIFDPITAILPHVKAGSLRGIAVTTLKRSSSAPEIPTVAESLPGFDAATWGGILAPAGTPKDIVMKLNVAANAALRMDDVRAKLEAAGVQIQGGTPEQFAAVIKSEVDKWEPIVKNAGIKAE
- a CDS encoding lyase family protein, giving the protein MKKTFFLVAVAATLCCGSAFAQRRAAATFNDEFYWLNEFNKASTVMVVEQGIVSKELGARIADGVSKVIADGAKPGARRPGDYLQYEPLLLAYAGPDATRMHSGRSRQDIIPTNRRVMLRERTLALMEAMTAARQKLLETAGKHQKTIVPGYTNGVQAQPTTYGHYLLGFSSAYARQGERLRQAYARLNQNPLGVAVYGTSSFPINRVRLAELLGFDGNVENGYDAAQLSIMDVPVELDSVAALSALTTGSLVADVHTQYHQTTPWLLIQEGSETHGSSIMPQKRNPTVLNNLRLSSSLVVGDAQLSVIVAHNVTPGMPDSKRDHSHRALEDAIAMFGHLQRFFENLVVNAPAALAEVNKEYSTTTELADVLQREADIPFRVGHHFASELVTFGRSAGIGPSEISFADAKIVWSEAAKKYNAPAAFPLTEKRFRDSLSAEGMVAASRGLGGPQPAEVARMLESEKKKLAADVEWLQAQRGRLEQAQSKLDQAFGALAGAKR
- a CDS encoding porin, which gives rise to MKKCLAALAAVAALPCAGQETEGADGSPVTLYGRVYLMFDSVEAKGGTNPVPRRNRVTDQSSLLGVRGTENLGGGLKAVYQLETGFSPDAGSGTFANRNSGVGLAHPNFGTVIMGRWDMPMKTAQAAPLDPYTDLALADITGTALNQGNFANREANTIQYWSPTLSGFEVRLAYAANEAKAADRNPYKYGASVVWSNKEVYLTYAYEKHNDSRDGTVTPGIEEEGHGIGAYVRLFGAKLMAQYGEYSRTNTVKQKGYALGVDWVLAEKHHVLAIYQNSKDGGVTTAAQPRCDMTGVGYRYDFSRRTFVTAYYTRVSNEVGNLCNFGAGTLSITAGGDPQGISAGIRHVF